TGAACTGTGCAGTTTTTCCCGAAAATTGCCGTTGTCCGGTCTGATATTTGTATAAGCCTGAATATTTTTTCATTACGGAATGGCTTATGATTGAAAAACAAGGAAACTCATTATCACTATGGCTCTTCCGGAATCTTTTTGATCAAAAAAGTATTGATCATTTCATATCGACAAGGGCAGGAGGTTGCAGCAATCCCCCGTATGACAGTCTTAATCTGGGATTGCACGTTGGAGACGATAAAAATTCTGTAATTACCAATCGGGAAATTCTTGCGGCCAACCTTGGTGCGCCTCTTGATAATTTTACACTTACCAATCAGGTGCATGGCGCGAAAGTCAAAATTATATCGGATGATATGAGAGGACGTGGATCAATTCATTCCTTGGAGGCTGAAAGATTTTCTGCCGACGCGATGATAACCAATGTGCCTAATATCTATCTTATGATTCTTCTGGCGGATTGTGTTCCTGTCCTGATATTTGATAGGAAAAAAAAGGTTATTGGGGTTATCCATGCTGGCTGGAAAGGGACTGTCAGTCTGATAACACAAAATACGGTGAAGATTTTAAAGGATACATTTCATTGTTCCTCAAAAAATCTGTTTGCAGGAATAGGTCCTTCCATTGGTCCCTGCTGTTATGCGGTTGGCTCAGAGGTGGTAGCTTGCATTCAAGAGGTATTCCCGGATGAAAAAAAATTAGTTACTCGTAAGGAACCTGATGGTAAAATTTTTTTCAATCTGTGGGAGGCAAATAGATTACAGCTCTTGCGTATGGGTATTCCGGAAGAAAATATAGAAATATCCCGGATATGTACCAGCTGTCATCATATCCGACTCTTCTCGTATCGTTATCAGAAAAGACAAACAGGGCGATTTGGAGCAGGGATAATGCTTAAGGGGACGGAAGCGTTTTTCAGCGCCTCCACAAAGGCAAAAATAGTGTAACAATAAGATTTCCTTCGTTGTTTTGCCTCAGTTGCACAAGGACAGGTTTTATCCTGTAAAGAAGTGGAACCGTGTGTTTGTGATAGTCTCAAAGGTCAATACGTATAGGGTATTGTTTGATGATCGTCCGTCACACCAGCGCTAACTCATTTTATAGCCAAAAACCCTGCATGACAAATCCTCTTTTTACGAATTATCTTAAATATTTTCCGAAGATAACGTCGAGTTTTAATTTTGTATTTTCCGGAATAAAATCTTTGCTTGTGACGATAGCATCACGTGCTGCCGTTGCACAGGCACAGGTTCTTTTTTGTTCTATCATCGGGATTGCTATGGTAAGGATCTTCTTTGCCATTTCCGCATTTTTATTAAGGTTTCCCATAACCATTTCCAGGGTAACAGGCTCTTCCTCAATATGCCAGCAGTCATAATCAGTGGACATGGCCAGGGTACTATAACAGATTTCAGCCTCTCTTGCCAGCTTTGCCTCCTGAAGGTTTGTCATTCCGATAACACTTACTCCCCATTGCCGGTATATATGTGACTCTGCCCTGGTAGAAAACAAGGGCCCTTCCATACACAAATATGTGCCACCCATATGTGTCCGTGCACCAGCATTTTGAGCTGCCTTATACAAAGTTTCTGCAAGAATGCCACAAACCGGATCTGCAAAGCTTACATGGCCTACGATCCCTTCTCCGAAGAACGTGCTGACTCTGCCACGAGTCCTGTCGAAAAACTGATCAGGTATAACAATGTCCAGCGGTTTGATATCTTCCTTCATGCTGCCTACAGCGCTTACGGCAATAATGTGCTCCACACCCAGCAGCTTCATTCCATATATATTAGCCCGGAAGTTGAGCTCTGAAGGAGAAATCGTGTGTCCCTTGCCGTGTCTGGGTAAGAATACTACCTTCTTTCCTTCCAGTGTGCCCGTTATAAAACTGTCTGAAGGCTTGCCGAATGGAGTGTCTATTGTTACCGTTTCGCTATCAATGAGGCCTTCTATTTTGTAAAGACCACTGCCGCCGATGATGCCTATCAACCGCTCCGCCATTTTTTTTCTCTCCCTCGCTAGCGCTGTGAAAAATGGTAAAAGTTACCAATATTTAATTATGCGAAAAGTATCCTGCCGCTGTCAATAGTGAAAACATGGAGTGTTTTTGTAAAGGGATGTTTCTTCCGGAAGAGGAATTACGGGTTATATGCAAGAGGAAGGCAAGTCAGCGCATTCTCCTGCATATAAACCCATTTCAAGAAACACCTGAGGTTCCGTAATACAAAAAGCAGTAGCACGCAAAAAGTTTTTTTCTAGAATGGAGCGAGCTTTATTTGCTACGTTAATAACATTCTGAAATATGAGGAATTCTCTTGAATATCATTACACCCACAAAACACTAACTATCACAGAATACTAGAAACGATTCTTGCGTCAAAGAGTAAATATTTTTTGTGCCCCCCGTCCTGCGATAAATCCCTTTGAACAAAAAAAAAGATTACATTTTGCATTTCTCTTTGTAGAAAATGGTGTGAAAATAAAGAAGTCTCCGCAGCTCACTCTCATTGTGATGAAACAATCAGATCGATTCCTTTAATTTCTTGCCCACCCTGAAACCAACGGTCTTACTTGCCTTGACTTTGATTATTTCCCCTGTTTGCGGATTCCTTGCCTTTCTGGCTTTTCTTGTCTTGATCAAAAAGGTTCCAAATCCTATCAACTGAACGTTCTTATCTTTCTTTAAGCCCTTTTTTATGTTATCTAATACAGCGTTTAACGCCTTTTCTCCCTGCGCCTTTGAGGTTTCCAAATCATTTGCCACAGATTCGATTAAAGTTTGCTTATTCAATTACCATCTCCTTTCTAAAAAAGTCATTGTATTTTCTTACAATAGTGACAGGCCGGACGTGTTTCCGGCAAGCCCCCATTCCTTCTGCGAAACCATTGTGTTGTGGGTGTGATTAGTGCTACTTCTACCAAGTTGAGGGGCGGATTTCCAGTAAAATTTTTATAAATTTGTGCTCCAGGGCTTGATTCTTCGATCTGGGATATCAGAATAGTTAGATTAAGCTTTTTCCTCTGGCAATTTTTCTCTTTCTGCTTAAAGAAGGAATTGCTCTGTAACATGCTTAAATACTGGTTTGCATGGCATTCTGGTTTTCAAGCACAGGGCAAGCGTGCGGTTGGCAGGTCTTTTTCAGGCAAAAAAATCAAATAAAACATACGTGAAAAATCTTTTAAAATATTTTGATTGAATTGATTGTGTGTGGTATTTCTCCTCTTTTTCTTCGGGCCGTTTTTCATTGAAGAATGGAATAGTCGTTTCGGCGTAGAATGGTCCGGCATTTTTTGTTACAATAAAGAATATAAATGACTGATATGGATGAAAGGCGCCGGAGACGTGGGTAAAATTTTATGCGTCAACGCTCCTTAACAGGTTTTCTCCGCATAAGAACACGAAAAGGATACTAGAGTGAAAAACCATGAAATTGCAGCGCTGTTTGAAAGAATTGCCAATGTATTAGAACTCAAAGGTGAAAATACGTTCCGCATTAATACCTACCACAAGGCAGCCAGGGTAATAGAGGATTTGACCGAGGATATAGAAATACTTGCAGCATCGGGAAAATTAATTGATATCCCAGGCATTGGGAAAGGCACGGCTGATAAGGTTACTGAATATCTCGCTACAGGGAAGATGGCAAAATATGAGGAGATTATAAAGGACGTTTCTGAAGAAACGGTTGCACTCATGCAGATCCCTGGCTTAGGACCAAAGACAGTTGCCATGTTACACAAAGAATTAGGGATTGTTACTCTAAACGATGTGGAAAAAGCTATTCGGGAGGGAACGTTAAAGGGACTGTTTGGCATAGGAGATAAGAAGATTGAGAACATTGTCAAGGGAATAGCGCTCTATAAAACAAGTCAGCAGAGAATACCCATTGGTATGGCATATCCTGTTGTTAATAGAATAATTGAGGAACTCCGCCATAACCCGTTGGTCGGGGACATTCAAACGGCAGGTTCTTTACGCAGGATGAAGGAGACCGTTGGAGACATTGATATCCTTGCATCCGGTTCAAGCGGGAAGGAAATTATTCGGTCGTTTGTCAACATGCAGGGGGTAACGCAGACATTAGCGTCAGGGGATACTAAGGGAAGTGTTCGGGTGGAAGAAGGTCTGCAGGTAGATCTTCGAGTAGTTGCCGCGGATGAATTTGGAGCTGCATTGCAGTACTTTACCGGTTCGAAGGATCATAATGTTCACCTCCGTGAGATCGCAAAGAAGAAGGGGATGAAGATTAGCGAGTATGGCATTTTCCGGGATGGCAAAAAGATTGGAGGAGGAAAGGAAGAGGATATATATACGGCATTGGGGATGGAATGGATTCCTCCTGAATTAAGGGAAAACAGAGGAGAGATTGAGGCGGCGCAAGAGGGGAAGTTGCCTTGTCTGATTGAGCTGTCAGATATACAGGGAGACCTTCATAACCACTCCAACTGGAGTGACGGCATTCCTACCTTTCAAGAGATGGGTGAGCATGCTATTAAAATGGGCTATCGATATCTTGTGGTATCGGATCATTCGCAGTCGCTTCATGTGGCGCACGGTCTCAGGGAAGAGGAACTTCTTAAGGAGATGGAAGAAATAGACAGACTCAATGAGACGTTCCACGGTTTTACCTTGTTAAAGGCAACGGAAATGGACATTAAGCCGGATGGTTCTCTGGATTTTCCCGATAAACTTCTTGAAAAACTTGATATCGTTATAGCCTCCATTCACAGTGGATTTAAGCAGGATAAGAGAAAAATTACAGAACGAATGATTGCCGCCGCCCGTAATCCCTTTGTAAATATCATCGCTCATCCGACAGGGCGTTTGATCAGCAAGCGTGAAGGGTACGAGGTGGATATGGATAAGGTTATGGAAGCCTGTGCGCAGACAGGTACCGCCCTTGAAATTAATTGCTATTATGACCGGCTTGACCTGAACGATGTCAATTGCAGAAAAGCGAAAGAGATGGGGGTTATGATTGCCATTAGTACAGATGCTCATCATCTGGATCAGATGTGGATGATGCGGTTGGGAGTAGGGATAGCACGGCGGGGCTGGGTTGAAGCGAAAAATGTAATCAACACTTTCCCCCTTGCCAGGTTAAAGGCTTTTTGTAAGAAAAAAAGAAGGGTTTGAAAGAAACAGAGTGTCTTTCTCTCGGTATGCCTGTTTTTTGATCTGTTAACGTATGCCTTCGGTTCTCTTTAACAGGGACCAACAAAGGTAAGTAACCGTTTATATGTACATATGGGGAGTTGTGCTTCCGTGTTTCTTTAGATACGGTGAAACAGAAAAAAATTTCGGAATTTCCAGCGAAGTACCTTCATTTTTTAGAGATGGGTCCATCATGGCATTTTTGTAAAACCGATAAATCTTTTTTTGCAGCGCTCATTGCCAGACCGACAAGGATTATGATGCCTGATTCAAGAGCGTTATCGCAGAAATCGAAATTGCTCGTATGGAGTGGTGC
The Candidatus Brocadiaceae bacterium DNA segment above includes these coding regions:
- the polX gene encoding DNA polymerase/3'-5' exonuclease PolX, which gives rise to MKNHEIAALFERIANVLELKGENTFRINTYHKAARVIEDLTEDIEILAASGKLIDIPGIGKGTADKVTEYLATGKMAKYEEIIKDVSEETVALMQIPGLGPKTVAMLHKELGIVTLNDVEKAIREGTLKGLFGIGDKKIENIVKGIALYKTSQQRIPIGMAYPVVNRIIEELRHNPLVGDIQTAGSLRRMKETVGDIDILASGSSGKEIIRSFVNMQGVTQTLASGDTKGSVRVEEGLQVDLRVVAADEFGAALQYFTGSKDHNVHLREIAKKKGMKISEYGIFRDGKKIGGGKEEDIYTALGMEWIPPELRENRGEIEAAQEGKLPCLIELSDIQGDLHNHSNWSDGIPTFQEMGEHAIKMGYRYLVVSDHSQSLHVAHGLREEELLKEMEEIDRLNETFHGFTLLKATEMDIKPDGSLDFPDKLLEKLDIVIASIHSGFKQDKRKITERMIAAARNPFVNIIAHPTGRLISKREGYEVDMDKVMEACAQTGTALEINCYYDRLDLNDVNCRKAKEMGVMIAISTDAHHLDQMWMMRLGVGIARRGWVEAKNVINTFPLARLKAFCKKKRRV
- a CDS encoding HU family DNA-binding protein, coding for MNKQTLIESVANDLETSKAQGEKALNAVLDNIKKGLKKDKNVQLIGFGTFLIKTRKARKARNPQTGEIIKVKASKTVGFRVGKKLKESI
- the pgeF gene encoding peptidoglycan editing factor PgeF is translated as MIEKQGNSLSLWLFRNLFDQKSIDHFISTRAGGCSNPPYDSLNLGLHVGDDKNSVITNREILAANLGAPLDNFTLTNQVHGAKVKIISDDMRGRGSIHSLEAERFSADAMITNVPNIYLMILLADCVPVLIFDRKKKVIGVIHAGWKGTVSLITQNTVKILKDTFHCSSKNLFAGIGPSIGPCCYAVGSEVVACIQEVFPDEKKLVTRKEPDGKIFFNLWEANRLQLLRMGIPEENIEISRICTSCHHIRLFSYRYQKRQTGRFGAGIMLKGTEAFFSASTKAKIV
- the mtnP gene encoding S-methyl-5'-thioadenosine phosphorylase — its product is MAERLIGIIGGSGLYKIEGLIDSETVTIDTPFGKPSDSFITGTLEGKKVVFLPRHGKGHTISPSELNFRANIYGMKLLGVEHIIAVSAVGSMKEDIKPLDIVIPDQFFDRTRGRVSTFFGEGIVGHVSFADPVCGILAETLYKAAQNAGARTHMGGTYLCMEGPLFSTRAESHIYRQWGVSVIGMTNLQEAKLAREAEICYSTLAMSTDYDCWHIEEEPVTLEMVMGNLNKNAEMAKKILTIAIPMIEQKRTCACATAARDAIVTSKDFIPENTKLKLDVIFGKYLR